The region AGCTTGTGGTCTTCCAGAAAATATCCGCAAGATGATTGTCACGGTAAGAGATTCTTATAGGTATCTTTTAAATGCATAGCTATGTGACGGTTGGTAAAAGTTTTACCAACCGTCTACGCTAAAAAGAGAGAGGGGAGCAATCTAAAGCTATAGATTAAAGCGATAAAAATTATTGATTTGTAATGCATGACAAAAATGTTCAGTTAGCGGGTTTGGGGTACGACACACAACATTCTCCCAGACACGTAAGGAGTGAAAATGGCCGAAGAAGTAGAAGAGTATACCTTTACGGTAAACGGAGAAACAATTACTACTACAAAAAATAAATCGTTGCTTCGTTTTCTTCGAGATGATTTACATCTTTTATCGGTAAAAGATGGTTGTTCACAAGGCGCTTGTGGAACTTGTACGGTTGTTATTGATGGTGTTGCCACGCGTGGCTGCATTATGAACACTAAGCGTGCACAGGGAAAAGTAATTGAAACTGTAGAAGGCCTTTCTCATGAGGAGCAAGAGGCTTTTGTGTACGCTTTTGGTGCAGTTGGAGCTGTTCAGTGTGGTTTTTGTATCCCTGGCATGGTAATGAGTGGCGCAGCTTTAATCCGTCGAAACCCTAATCCAACTGAAGCAGAAGTTAAAGAAGCAATTAAAAATAATATTTGTCGATGCACTGGATATAAGAAAATTATTGAAGGTATCTTAAAAGCCGCACGTATTCTTCGTGGAGAAGAGCAAATTGATCCAGACCTAGAGCGTGGCGATAATTACGGTGTTGGTTCAAAAGCATTCCGTGTTGATGTTCGTGCAAAGGTACTTGGATATGGTAAATATCCTGACGATGTTACCAATGTTGATTTCCCAGATATGGCGTATGGCTCGTGTGTACGTTCCAAGTATCCTCGTGCACGTGTGGTAAAAATTGATACAACAGAGGCAGAGGCTCTACCAGGTGTTGTTGGAGTCTTAAAAGCTGAAGACGTACCTGTAAATAAAGTTGGTCACATTCAGCAGGATTGGGATGTATTTATCCCTGAGGGTTCAAATACACGTTATTTGGGCGATGCACTTTGCATGGTAGTCGCAGAGGATGAAGAGACTCTTGAGGCTGCAAAAAAACTGGTAAAAGTTGAGTATGAAGAGCTTCCTATTGTGCGTAATATTGAAGAGGCTGCTGCTGAAGGTGCTCCTCTTGTACATACAGAAGCAGAAAGTAATCTTTGCCAGAGCCGTCATATTACACGCGGTAATGTTCAGGATGCACTTAAAAATTCTGCTCACATTATCACTAAGCATTTCTCGACACCTTTTACTGAGCATGCATTCCTTGAGCCTGAGTGTGCTGTTGCATTCCCCTATAAAGACGGTGTAAAGATTCTTTCTACCGATCAAGGCGCCTACGACACTCGTAAAGAAGTTGCCCACATGTTTGGATGGGATGAAACTCCTGATAAGGTAGTTGTAGAAACCATGCTGGTAGGCGGCGGATTTGGTGGAAAAGAGGATGTAACTGTCCAGCATATTTCTGCATTGGCTGCTTACATTTTTAAGCGTACGGTTAAGTGTAAATTTACTCGTAACGAGTCGCTTATCTTCCATCCAAAACGTCATGCTATGGAGGCAGATTTTACACTTGGCTGCGATGCTGAAGGTCACCTTACTGCTCTTGATTGCGATATTTATTTTGATACAGGAGCATATGCGTCACTTTGCGGACCAGTTCTTGAACGTGCTTGTACACACGCTGTTGGTCCGTATAAGTATCAAAATACTGATATCCGTGGTTATGGATACTATACTGATAATCCACCTGCTGGTGCATTCCGTGGCTTTGGAGTTTGCCAAACTGAGTTTGCTCTTGAGGAGCTCATGGATCTTCTCGCCGAGAAGGTCGGTATAAGTCCTTGGGAGATGCGCTGGAGAAATGCAGTTGCTCCTGGAGATGTACTTCCTAATGGTCAGATCTGTGATCAGTCAACGGCACTTAAAGAAACACTTCTTGCAGTTAAAGATGTATATGAAGCCCATAAGGGACGTGCTGGTCTTGCCTGCGCTATGAAAAACTCTGGTGTTGGCGTTGGTCTGCCTGACGCAGGTCGTGCAAACATTCGTATTGAAGACGGCAAGGTTGTTGTCTACTCTGCTACTTCAGATATTGGTCAGGGTTGCAATACAGTCTTTTTGCAGGATGTTGCTGAAGCAATTGGCCTTCCAAAGTCAGTTATCGTTAACGGTGAGTGCTCTACAGAAAATGCACCTGATTCAGGTACTACTTCTGGCTCTCGTCAAACGGTTGTTACCGGAGAGGCTGTTCGTGGCGTGGCGTTTTTGCTGCGTGATGCGCTTTTGGATATTGAAGCCGGCAAGGAAGTATCGTCTGAGCCTGTTGAGGCACACGGTGATGGAAAGACTATTGTGTACTCTGATGGTCGTCCTTACGAGGGTCTTGGATACGCAGATGGTAAAGCATTGGTTGCAGGTGCAGGTATTCATCCAAAGGATCCAGTTGCAGGCTTGAAGAAGCTTGAAGGTCATGAGTTCCGTTATGTTTACTTTGAGCCAACTGACAAGCTTGGCGCCGATAAGCCTAATCCAAAGAGCCACATTTGTTATGCCTTTGCCACAACGTGCGTGGTTTTAGACGATGAGGGCAAGGTTACTGATGTATATGCCGCGCATGATTCCGGCAAGGTCATTAACCCTATTGCAATCCAAGGTCAAATTGAGGGAGGCGTGTTGATGTCGCTTGGCTATGCCACAACA is a window of Lancefieldella parvula DSM 20469 DNA encoding:
- the xdh gene encoding selenium-dependent xanthine dehydrogenase; the encoded protein is MAEEVEEYTFTVNGETITTTKNKSLLRFLRDDLHLLSVKDGCSQGACGTCTVVIDGVATRGCIMNTKRAQGKVIETVEGLSHEEQEAFVYAFGAVGAVQCGFCIPGMVMSGAALIRRNPNPTEAEVKEAIKNNICRCTGYKKIIEGILKAARILRGEEQIDPDLERGDNYGVGSKAFRVDVRAKVLGYGKYPDDVTNVDFPDMAYGSCVRSKYPRARVVKIDTTEAEALPGVVGVLKAEDVPVNKVGHIQQDWDVFIPEGSNTRYLGDALCMVVAEDEETLEAAKKLVKVEYEELPIVRNIEEAAAEGAPLVHTEAESNLCQSRHITRGNVQDALKNSAHIITKHFSTPFTEHAFLEPECAVAFPYKDGVKILSTDQGAYDTRKEVAHMFGWDETPDKVVVETMLVGGGFGGKEDVTVQHISALAAYIFKRTVKCKFTRNESLIFHPKRHAMEADFTLGCDAEGHLTALDCDIYFDTGAYASLCGPVLERACTHAVGPYKYQNTDIRGYGYYTDNPPAGAFRGFGVCQTEFALEELMDLLAEKVGISPWEMRWRNAVAPGDVLPNGQICDQSTALKETLLAVKDVYEAHKGRAGLACAMKNSGVGVGLPDAGRANIRIEDGKVVVYSATSDIGQGCNTVFLQDVAEAIGLPKSVIVNGECSTENAPDSGTTSGSRQTVVTGEAVRGVAFLLRDALLDIEAGKEVSSEPVEAHGDGKTIVYSDGRPYEGLGYADGKALVAGAGIHPKDPVAGLKKLEGHEFRYVYFEPTDKLGADKPNPKSHICYAFATTCVVLDDEGKVTDVYAAHDSGKVINPIAIQGQIEGGVLMSLGYATTENYKLQDCVPKSKFATLGLFHAPDIPHIEAIYVEKEHLLPVAYGGKGIGEISTIPTAPAVANAYYAYDHVMRTKLPMEDTYYTKSKAKK